In one window of Mercurialis annua linkage group LG4, ddMerAnnu1.2, whole genome shotgun sequence DNA:
- the LOC126678674 gene encoding uncharacterized protein LOC126678674: METDRSWMYRSHTNGLLTTGYKEHVKEFVRFALRHPACMSGVQIKCPCPKRGCRNTSYRDVDEVEFHLLKNGFVKGYQVWVFHGEGSVLNPPPLAQLPEQDVEFDYEDEGPGEFSSAQRMILDAAGPEITFPEDELPNAEAQKFYDMMRAAEEDIWPGNSRHSPFSASAKVMEIKCRHKGSVALVDDVCGLIQELLPEDNKMPTNFAKIRSWSKDADLTRCKICNYARWKPVTHGKSTKRKANVPYSKMFYFPITPRLQRLYASKAIARHMTWHADHEMDGDKMCHPSDSPAWKRFSELHSEFADEGRNIRLGLCSDGFQPFTNFGQQYSSWPVILTPYNLPPGMCMKDEFMFLTVLVPGPRNLKHLMDIFLQPLIAELNQLWECGVQTYDVHKRQNFQLKAALMWTINDFPAYSMLSGWSTAGRKACPYCMENIDAFCHDPNY, from the exons ATGGAGACggaccgcagttggatgtacaGGAGCCACACAAACGGGCTGCTAACCACAGGGTATAAGGAGCATGTGAAGGAGTTTGTCCGGTTTGCATTACGGCATCCGGCTTGTATGAGTGGGGTACAGATAAAATGCCCCTGCCCTAAGAGAGGTTGTCGAAATACAAGCTATCGGGATGTCGATGAGGTGGAATTCCATTTATTGAAGAATGGGTTCGTGAAAGGTTACCAAGTATGGGTTTTTCATGGCGAGGGGAGCGTTTTGAACCCCCCTCCCCTTGCACAGTTACCGGAGCAGGATGTTGAGTTCGACTATGAAGATGAGGGGCCAGGTGAGTTCAGTTCCGCTCAAAGAATGATTCTTGATGCGGCCGGTCCAGAAATAACGTTTCCTGAAGATGAGCTCCCGAATGCTGAAGCTCaaaaattttatgatatgatgcgtgcggctgAAGAAGACATATGGCCTGGGAATAGCAGACACTCTCCATTTTCTGCATCTGCTAAAGTGATGGAGATCAAGTGTCGACATAAGGGTTCAGTAGCTTTAGTTGACGACGTATGCGGATTGATACAGGAGCTGCTCCCGgaggacaacaagatgccaacgaattttgctaaaattagaAGCTGGTCAAAG GACGCGGATCTAACGCGCTGCAAAATTTGCAATTATGCGCGGTGGAAACCTGTGACCCACGGAAAATCCACAAAAAGAAAGGCTAACGTGCCATATAGTAAAATGTTCTATTTTCCAATAACTCCGAGGCtacagaggttgtacgcttcgaAAGCCATTGCTCggcatatgacgtggcacgcagaCCACGAGATGGATGGTGATAAGATGTGCCACCCGTCCGACTCTCCGGCTTGGAAACGTTTTAGTGAACTGCATTCTGAGTTTGCCGATGAAGGGAGAAATATCAGATTAGGCTTATGCTCCGATGGGTTTCAGCCATTTACCAATTTTGGGCAGCAGTATTCCTCGTGGCCGGTCATTTTGACGCCGTACAATCTCCCCccaggcatgtgcatgaaggatgagtttatgtttttaacggTTTTGGTACCGGGGCCTAGAAACCTAAAACACCTAATGGATATCTTCCTACAGCCGCTGATTGCAGAGTTGAACCAACTGTGGGAATGTGGAGTCCAGACATATGACGTTCATAAGCGTCAGAATTTTCAACTAAAAGCGGCTCTTATgtggacaataaatgactttcccgcttattctATGTTGTCTGGTTGGAGCACTGCTGGTAGAAAAGCATGCCCGTACTGCATGGAAAACATCGATGcattctgtcacgacccaaattattga
- the LOC126677094 gene encoding eukaryotic translation initiation factor 1A-like yields the protein MPKNKGKGGKNTKRGKNEADDEKRELVFKKDGQEYARVLRMLGNGRCEAMCIDGTMRLCHIRGTMHKKVWIAAGDIILVGLRDFQDDKADVIWKYRPDEARPLKVYGELPARLGEEDDGPGDHYIEFEDEDSDKT from the coding sequence ATGCCGAAGAATAAGGGAAAGGGAGGAAAGAATACGAAGAGAGGAAAGAACGAAGCAGACGACGAGAAACGTGAGCTTGTGTTTAAGAAAGATGGACAAGAGTATGCTCGAGTGCTTCGTATGCTCGGAAACGGACGATGTGAAGCCATGTGTATTGATGGCACTATGCGTCTATGCCACATCCGTGGTACGATGCACAAGAAGGTTTGGATTGCAGCCGGCGATATAATTCTCGTCGGGTTGCGTGACTTCCAGGATGACAAAGCTGATGTTATCTGGAAGTATAGGCCGGATGAAGCTAGGCCTCTCAAGGTTTATGGTGAACTTCCGGCTCGTCTTGGCGAGGAGGATGATGGTCCCGGTGATCATTATATTGAGTTTGAGGATGAAGATAGCGATAAAACCTAG